The proteins below are encoded in one region of Hordeum vulgare subsp. vulgare chromosome 3H, MorexV3_pseudomolecules_assembly, whole genome shotgun sequence:
- the LOC123443980 gene encoding uncharacterized protein LOC123443980 isoform X2 → MADGQDRQENTNLTHQGRPNKRTASVLDSITDTVKEGTPEYNLDEPTMEQKLESLNLLNKSEFLEEQSTSLAPPSADSVYILLKQALRADDHTELVKCLYNRDEKVIVKSVSLLTPGDALKLLKFFVSSIQSRGAKLVCLLPWLQTLLSRHMSSIVSQESSLLLLNSLYQLIDARTSTFKSALQLSTTLDYRFSEIADEETDKEEAVAPIIYEDKDTDDEESEIDAMETDGESEELGDVTDALKHSDGNDIMSD, encoded by the exons ATGGCTGATGGACAAGATCGACAGGAGAATACAAACCTCACTCATCAAGGAAGACCAAACAAAAGGACAGCATCTGTTTTGGATTCTATCACTG ACACAGTCAAGGAGGGGACTCCAGAGTATAATCTAGATGAACCAACTATGGAGCAGAAACTCGAAAGTCTAAATTTGCTCAACAAGTCTGAATTCCTTGAAGAGCAATCAACTTCTCTGGCGCCGCCAAGTGCAGATTCAGTCTATATTTTGCTGAAGCAAGCTTTGCGTGCTGATGATCACACTGAATTGGTGAAATGCTTGTACAATAGAGACGAAAAG GTCATTGTAAAGTCAGTATCACTCCTAACACCAGGAGATGCCCTGAAGCTTCTCAAGTTCTTCGTGTCATCAATACAATCTAG GGGTGCAAAGCTGGTTTGTTTGCTCCCGTGGCTACAAACTTTACTTAGCCGGCACATGAGCAGCATAGTGTCGCAGGAGTCTTCTCTGCTGTTGCTCAATTCGCTCTATCAG CTTATTGATGCAAGAACGTCGACCTTCAAATCAGCACTTCAACTCTCTACCACCCTTGATTACCGTTTCAGTGAG ATTGCTGATGAAGAAACTGACAAGGAAGAGGCGGTCGCACCGATTATCTACGAGGACAAGGACACAGACGACGAAGAATCTGAAATCGATGCTATGGAAACTGATGGGGAGAGTGAAGAGCTCGGTGATGTTACCGATGCCTTGAAGCATTCAGATGGAAATGATATTATGAGCGACTGA